From Paralcaligenes sp. KSB-10:
GCTCTTAAAGAACGTGGCGCCCTGTCGGTCTATGCCTATTGCACCCACCCCGTCCTGTCGGGCGAGGCGGTCGGGCGTATAGCCGCTTCGGAAATCGACGAGCTGGTGGTGACCGATTCGATTCCATTGTCGGACGCCGGGCGCGACTGCGGCAAGATTCGCCAACTGTCGTGCGCTTCGTTGCTGGGTGAAACCATTTTACGTATTTCCAACGCCGAATCAGTCAGTTCCCTGTTCGTCGATTAAACCTATTCGCTGTCTGCTGGTCGCGGCAGATAGCGGTTCCTCGCAGCGTGATTCACGCCGCGTTTTTTAATCGGGCTTCAAGCCCACTGTCATTTGGAGTTTTTCCATGAAATTCAACGCCACTTCGCGTAGCGAACAGGGTACGAGTGCGAGCCGCCGCCTGCGCCACGCTGGCCGTGTTCCCGCCATTGTCTACGGCGGTACTGCCCAGCCTCTGAGCATCGAGCTCGACCACAATGAAATCTATCATGCCCTGCGCAAAGAATCGTTTCACGCATCGATTCTGACGATGGATCTGGGCGGTAAAACCGAACAGGTATTGTTGCGCTCTGTGCAATGGCACCCCTACAAGCAGCAGGTCCTGCACGTCGACTTCCAGCGTGTCGATGCGACGCAAGCCCTGCACACCAAAGTGCCCTTGCACTTCGTCAATGCCGAGCTGTCGCCTGCCGTCAAGCTTAGCGGAGCCATTGTCAGCCATGTCGTGACCGAGCTTGAAATCACTTGCCTGCCTGCGAACCTGCCCCAGTTCATCGAAGTCGACCTCGGCCAGCTCCTGGGCGGCGCGATTCTGCACTTGTCCGACATTACCTTGCCCAAGGGCGTGGTCTATGTGCCGCATGGCAGCGATGCCAACCCGGCCCTGGCCGCGGCGCACCTCAAAGCGGGTAGCGACAGCTCAGACGATGCAGCTCCGGCCGCTGAAGCTCCTGCCGCCGACAAGCCGGTCGAATAAAGCCCGGTGCCGCATGCCAAACTCCCGGTTTGGCGCAAACCCCTGCTCAGCGTGGCTGGCAGGGGTTTTGCTTTGATCCGTCTTTGAATCCTTGCTGTATTTTGTCCGCTTTGCCTGCCGCTTATGACACTTCCTATACGCCTGATTATTGGCCTGGGTAATCCCGGCCCCGAGTATGAAACCACGCGTCATAACGCGGGCTTCTGGCTGGCAGATCATCTGGCCGATGACTTGAAGGCCGGTTTTGCGCTTGAGAAGGCTTTTTCCGCTTCAGTGGCCAAGGCCCGTTTCGAAGGCGAGGCCGTCATCCTGGCCAAGCCCATGACCTTTATGAATCGTTCCGGCCAAGCGGCGGGCGCGCTCATGCGCTTTTACAAGCTCGTGCCCGAGCAAGTCCTGGTATTGCACGACGAACTGGACCTGCTGCCGGGCAATGTCAAGCTCAAGCAGGGTGGGGGGCATGCCGGCCACAATGGTTTGCGCGACATTCAATCGGCCTTCGGCAGCCCGGACTTCTGGCGCTTGCGCGTGGGGATAGGCCATCCGCGCACTCTTGGGCTGGCCCAGCAGGTAGCTGCCTTTGTGCTCAATCCACCGCGGCGCGACGAGCTGAGCGAAATAGAAGGCGTCATCGATCGTTGCCGGGCAATTGCTCCGGCCTTGCTGCGGGGCGAATTCACCCAGGCCATGAGCCAATTGCACGAGGCCAATCGTGGCTGAAGCCCAAGGAACTCGTGCATTGCGATTTCGAGACGAGTTTCGGGAGTTCTGGCGGTTTTTGAAACGCCCGGGCTTTGCCCCGCGCCTGCCTGGGCGGGCGGCAAGCGATGGCTGGTGGGAAGACTGGTTTCCAGGCTTGTCGTTTTGGCGCCTGCTGCAATGGGCGGCCTTTTTATGGGTCGTGAACCTGTTTGTCCTGGGGCCCATTGCCGCGACCGCGGCAAGCCTGGGAGGGGCCGGACACAGGCTCGATATACACCGTATTCCGTGGCTGCAGGCGCTGATCTGGGCGCCGATTGTCGAGGAACTGGTTTTTCGCTATGGCTTGAGGCATATTGCACAAGCCCTGTGGCTGGTGCCGGCGGCGGTTGTCGCGCTGGTGCTGGGGCCGCGCTGGGGCACCATACTGTTGCTGGCGGCCATATTGTTGCTGTGCTGGCTGCCGTATTTGAAAGGCCGCAACAATGCGCCCGTGCGCCTGAACTGGCTCGCGCGGGCGCGTCGACCCATGGCCTGGGGGCTGCGGCTTCGTTATCGCCGCTGCTTTCCATGGGTTTTTTATGCATCGTCGGTGTTGTTCGCGGGTGTCCATCTGAATAATTTCTCGCTCCACCTCACGCCGTATTGGCTCATGCCCCTGCTGGTATTGCCGCAATGGCTGACAGGCCTGGTACTCGGGTGGCTGCGGGTTCGCCGCGGCATCGGCGCCTCGATGCTGCTGCACGGCCTGTTCAACGGCGGCCCGCTGCTGGTGGTGTGGATTGCGTTGCACACGGTTCCGCAAATGCTCACCTGAAGGTTTGGCGCCGGCAGGGTTGCGCTGGCCGGAGGCACCAGACTATTTGGTGCCCATCACGTAAAATGCTGTTCTTTATTTGTTTTTCAGAAATTTCAGGATACTCATGGCTCTGCAATGCGGCATTGTTGGTTTACCCAACGTCGGAAAATCCACTCTCTTCAACGCTTTGACCAAGGCCGGCATTGCCGCTGAGAACTATCCGTTTTGCACCATCGAGCCGAATGTCGGCGTGGTCGAGGTGCCCGACGCGCGCCTGTCGGCTTTGGCCGACATCGTCAAGCCCGAGCGCATCCTGCCCGCGGTGGTCGAGTTCGTCGATATCGCCGGCCTGGTGGCGGGCGCATCCAAAGGCGAGGGCCTGGGCAACCAATTCCTGGCCAATATCCGGGAAACCGATGCCATTGTGCATGTGGTGCGCTGCTTCGAAGATGAAAATGTCATTCACGTTGCAGGCAAGATCGATCCGCTGTCCGATATCGCCGTCATCAATA
This genomic window contains:
- a CDS encoding 50S ribosomal protein L25/general stress protein Ctc, with translation MKFNATSRSEQGTSASRRLRHAGRVPAIVYGGTAQPLSIELDHNEIYHALRKESFHASILTMDLGGKTEQVLLRSVQWHPYKQQVLHVDFQRVDATQALHTKVPLHFVNAELSPAVKLSGAIVSHVVTELEITCLPANLPQFIEVDLGQLLGGAILHLSDITLPKGVVYVPHGSDANPALAAAHLKAGSDSSDDAAPAAEAPAADKPVE
- the pth gene encoding aminoacyl-tRNA hydrolase, which translates into the protein MTLPIRLIIGLGNPGPEYETTRHNAGFWLADHLADDLKAGFALEKAFSASVAKARFEGEAVILAKPMTFMNRSGQAAGALMRFYKLVPEQVLVLHDELDLLPGNVKLKQGGGHAGHNGLRDIQSAFGSPDFWRLRVGIGHPRTLGLAQQVAAFVLNPPRRDELSEIEGVIDRCRAIAPALLRGEFTQAMSQLHEANRG
- a CDS encoding type II CAAX prenyl endopeptidase Rce1 family protein — encoded protein: MVAEAQGTRALRFRDEFREFWRFLKRPGFAPRLPGRAASDGWWEDWFPGLSFWRLLQWAAFLWVVNLFVLGPIAATAASLGGAGHRLDIHRIPWLQALIWAPIVEELVFRYGLRHIAQALWLVPAAVVALVLGPRWGTILLLAAILLLCWLPYLKGRNNAPVRLNWLARARRPMAWGLRLRYRRCFPWVFYASSVLFAGVHLNNFSLHLTPYWLMPLLVLPQWLTGLVLGWLRVRRGIGASMLLHGLFNGGPLLVVWIALHTVPQMLT